DNA from Rhinoderma darwinii isolate aRhiDar2 chromosome 6, aRhiDar2.hap1, whole genome shotgun sequence:
tgttaccacacagttggaagcatacagatgtccaaaatgtctttaagatttcccttcactggaagtaAGGAGCTTAGGACAACCCCTGAAAACCGACCCCAGAGCATTATCCCTCCCCCAAACTttatagttggcacaatgcagtcaggcgggtaacgttaCAATACTTCtatctatatagtgtatatgggGCAGAATGTCTAGACCTCATGTTAGTAATCCCATTTATAAATACCACAGTCAGACTTTCCACAGAATACAATGGCTGCTTACACGAAATAATAAATTGCAATTAAATAGCAAATGTAGATAAGATatgcttcataaaaaaaaatcttaaccgATAACAATTTATTTCTTTTATAGAAACATGAAAATCCACACAGCTTTTGTTCTGCTCCTGTTTTTTGTGATTGGCTATGGTTCTTCTGAAAATTCCACGACGTCAAGAGGCTGTGGGCTGGACATTTTCCCACGCTATGTATACCTTTGCGATCTGGATGCCATTTGGGGGATAGTTGTGGAAGCCGTGGCTGGAGCAGGTGTACTTACAACTTTGCTCCTTATGTTGATCTTATTGGTAAGACTTCCTTTCATCacagagaaagaaaagaaaagtccACTGGGAATACATTTCCTTTTTCTTCTTGGAACTCTTGGATTGTTTGGCTTAGCTTTTGCGTTCATCATACAAGAAGATGAAGCTATCTGCTCCACTAGAAGGTTCTTGTGGGGCGTCCTATTTTCTCTTTGTTTCTCATGTCTGCTTGCTCAAGCCTGGAGGATCCGTAAGCTTGTCCGGCACGGCAAAAGCCCATCAGGCTGGCATCTTGTTGGAATAGTTATATGTCTGATGTTGGTTCAAGTCATTATTGCTACTGAATGGATTATCTTAACGGTTGTTAGAGAGAAGAAGTTGGCCTGCAGTTATGAGCCAATAGATTTTGTCATGGTTTTAATTTATGTCATGGTTCTCATGGTGGTTACCTTGGGCCTCTCTCTTTTTACACTGTGTGGAAAATTTCAGAAGTGGAAAAAAAACGGAATATGCCTTATTATCACAATTTTTCTTTCTGTCTTAATATGGGTAGCTTGGATGACTATGTATCTTTATGGTAACAATGAACTGAAGAAAAAAGACCAGTGGAATGATCCTACCTTGGCCATTGCCCTGATATCGAGTGGATGGGTTTTTCTTATCTTCCATGCCATCATAGAGGTCCATTGTACCATTCTACCAGCACCACAAGAAAATACTACAAATTATTTTGATACATCACAGCCTCGCATGAGAGAAACACCTTTTGAAGAAGATATTCAGCTGCCCCGAAGCTACATGGAGAATAAAGCTTTTTCTATGGATGAACATAATGCAGGTAAGAGGGACAATTCACTTATATttgaatttaataaaaaaaaattgtttatgtGACATTACTACTATCCGCTATGTCTTTTTTTTACCATCTACTTAGATACTGCAGTCATGTATTGCTCTCTTCCCACTACTATTgatgtaggttagcaagaagacgGAGCAGAAGGGGTGAAGAAACACATGACtgtagaatcagactacacataaggtttatttgtagtctgtatccacggagacacatagatctgcatagagGCCAAATACACAAAATAGTAGTAGATTTCTAATCAAGTTGCCTAATTTTTTTCTTTAGATGAATTAAAGAAACTAAAAGTAGCTACAAAAGTGGACATATCTGGACAAATCCTTTAAACTGAAACATTGTGAATATGTTATGTGTTATTAGTGATCATTCCATACAAGTGggtcttaaagtggttgtctcacaAATACTATTAGGGCATACAGACATCAGAAAGGGCAGCTCCCACTCTAGCAGACTAGAGGTTTTAAGTGTCatggaatcactacttgagcaatttcCCAGAGTgccagtttatggaattgctatacaagcaattcctcaaaggcagctggagactgtctggatcaagtgTACAGATAAATCAGCTACCTTAAGTCCATCACCACTCtagtcagcagagtctaaggctactctatggtcttcaccagagcccgccaCAAGGCAggatggatttggctgcatagaacccaggttgcttttacagaataaggtgatggacaggaggtgcacatgcaggcaataccagaacggataaccagacaagccagaggggtaatcaaCAAACACAGTTcaaaaccaggagatactaaaagcCCAAATCGCAAAACATAAGAATACCgggagttgcagaggtcaaaaccggccgagagcagaatgtccaaatcattgAGCAGGgggtaaatccaaagacaaagccgcGGTCCAATTCAAAGAGTTAAAATAGTCAAGGTgattcagggtgtaaccaggagcttgatcagaagcATGCATACACaataaaatcacaagcaacaataagaaaactgaacagattcaaatatTCCACTCTTGTCCCTCataggttgcagacagagaaatgagacTGGCTCTCCATCTCTAGCCAGGGCCACCTAGAAGCTAGGCTaatagtcatgacaaccttaaagtgacgGACGTTTCCGAACATTAAGTATTACTTGGCCTGGCgattcatctgaatggctgcATATAATACTATATTTTGGATGCTGCATGGAAATTGTATGGCCAGAAGCGGCTTCTCTAGCCCCCcagccccccaccccccccccccccccgccggcaATCTTCTGTTACTAACATGGGTTAGAGAAGGCAGACCCACAGCAATCAGGCTTCTGTTTAAAAAGGGGTCGTCTTTGTGAGTCTATCCCTTTAAAAAGGGGGAAAGCCCTACTGGTAACTGAGACCCATATGAGAACAGCACTGTTAAATAGGTGCTGTATTGTAAATACAATGTAAACAATATCTAATAATATTTGCATTTTAAGTGTTCTCTTTTTAATTTAGGAAATATGTTTCACAATATAAATCGTTCAATTGCCCCCCTACGAACCGAATATTTGTGTTATTAAACACATAGGTGTTGGTATTCATTATGAATGAACTTATTATGTGGGCTGTTATGCAGAATATGGCACaagatgaaaaaaaattacagaatgTTAAACAGAATCAACATTTAACCAGCACAAGtgttaatagccacatactagtaCATGACTGCACGGCTGATGATTTTATCTCCTCCGCCTTGAGACTTTTACCTTTAAGGACTTTCAAAACCGTCCATTTAATTTGTAGGTCGTAATAGAAATCATTTGATGCGCATTAAAACTTACAGACAAAATCATTACTGCAGTTCCACCAGTACAGTGCGTCTCCAGGAGTCTGAAAACTACAATCCAATATTCTGAACCTTTTATTTCTAAAAGCATTCTCTAATACCACGTAGATGCGAAACCACTACCTGTACATGTGTTTTGTACCTTATGCAAGAATAGTATATATATCTCTATTCTACTCCCGGTTATAAATGGCCATATGGTCTAAGTCTTGTATGTTAGCCTGCTTTTTTGtgttgtttactactattacttatGGCCACTTATGGGAAGTGATAGAAAAGAGGGGCCCATAACATAAAATGAGGGGCCCTCCTGGTGGTCAAGCCACCACATATTTCATCCCAGGACAGGAGGGCCTTATGAGTGTTTTTCCCCTGCTGCCTTGTAGGGGAAGAAAACTGGTTGGCTCTTGGGCAGGGTTGTCAACTGTCCATAAATTCAGACAGTCCATAAAAAGGGGACTTTggcaactctaagggtatgttcacacatagttttttgcaggctgaaaattctgcctcaaaatttcatctggaattttgagtcagatttagaTCTGtctgcacgctgtttgccgcgtttttcgtggcgtttttcacccATGGCCaatgagcgctgcgggcaaaaatgctgggaaaaacgctttctctacctcccattgatgtctatAGGAGGTCGGAGACATAAACGcctaaagatagggcatgtcgcttctctttCCCACGAGCTGGCTTTACTGATCgcggggggaaaaaaacgcctccgcctcccattgaaatcaatgggaggcgttttcggccatTTGTGGTgcggtttccgacgcggtttccacgtcaaaaaaatgtgtaaaaaaaactctgtgtgaacagagcctaagcctACACAAGTTTACACCTCTCATTTTGAAGGGGGAGAAGCCCAAATGAGCTGGCCATCCTGTTCTCCATTGGCTTCTGCAGTAATATACCTTTGCAACCTTTATACATAGGTTTATTCATATACTTATCCAATTGTTTTATCCGATAAGCAGAATATATTGTGAAATACTTTTCTTTTCTCTGATTCATTTACTTAGAATCAATTATGAACCAGAGTATCTAGGAGCGATCTGGTAGGAAAGTGCCATTTGTGTCCATTCAGTCCTAATAGATAAAATTTAGCTCTGACAGTAGAATACAAAGCGGCGCAAAATTCATTTCTGATAGAATTTGGGATATCCATAAAGGTCTGGACCTCTATGCCTGCCGGCTCCTGATATGCAAACCCAGTACTGATAATGAATATAACTGTACAGAACACATTCACACATATCAAGCTCTATCCTCAGTAGGACTCACAATCTAACACCATTATCTCAAACTAAGTTATTCCAATTTCCAGCTTAATTTAAAATGAAATGGAAAGGGATCAGAGTTCCCGGCTGCATTTATTCCCCACACACTAGTCATGGTGGCATTGTCAAATATTGTTCAGTATAGGCCGCACAGATTCAACATCATCTCCCTCACAGCTCACAGTAACATACACACAGCTCACGGTGAGATTAATGACTttccttttttggggggggggggggggttgcagagCATAACATTATAGTAACTTATAACTACTTTTTGGGGAGAACCTAACATCAACAATATTTGATGGCAGTGTGAAATAACTTTGTGATTCAGTGTTTTACAATATATTAACTATTTCCTAATATCTAAACTGAGCATGAAAATACCACAGACATTTCCATCACATATTTCTAGGTTTATACATGACTTTCTGATCGATGGGAGTCCaagtgctgggacccccaccaatcctgagaatgaagaggcTGCTGTGCTCGTTTAGCACTGCTGCTTGTTCACAACTTCCACTGCAACACAGTTCCTTTCATCTGTATAGGGCTgtactgcagttccctgcacaaccACTAGACGAGGGCGATCCTTACGATTTCAGGATTGGTGGTGGTCAGACTCCCAACGATCCACTAGTGATGGCATACTCTAGCAATGCGCCATCACTTTCTATGAtaggaaaactatttaaaatgAATGGAAGTTATAGAAACATCTCTACAGCTCATGATAACGAAGTCAGTTTTAGATTCTAGGTTCACTTTAAGAATGCTCTTAAAATAATTTGTTAtttgtttgacaatgataagaagCTTGTGGTTAGGCTGTATAGGCTATGCGGGTAATTGATTGAGCATGGAGACAATACTTCTCATTCAGCTGCTAAGTAACTGTATACTTACGTAAAACTAATCT
Protein-coding regions in this window:
- the GPRC5B gene encoding G-protein coupled receptor family C group 5 member B isoform X3, translating into MKIHTAFVLLLFFVIGYGSSENSTTSRGCGLDIFPRYVYLCDLDAIWGIVVEAVAGAGVLTTLLLMLILLVRLPFITEKEKKSPLGIHFLFLLGTLGLFGLAFAFIIQEDEAICSTRRFLWGVLFSLCFSCLLAQAWRIRKLVRHGKSPSGWHLVGIVICLMLVQVIIATEWIILTVVREKKLACSYEPIDFVMVLIYVMVLMVVTLGLSLFTLCGKFQKWKKNGICLIITIFLSVLIWVAWMTMYLYGNNELKKKDQWNDPTLAIALISSGWVFLIFHAIIEVHCTILPAPQENTTNYFDTSQPRMRETPFEEDIQLPRSYMENKAFSMDEHNAAMRSAGFRNGSLGNRPSAPFRSNVYQPTEMAVVLNGGTIPTAPPSYTGRHLW
- the GPRC5B gene encoding G-protein coupled receptor family C group 5 member B isoform X1 yields the protein MKIHTAFVLLLFFVIGYGSSENSTTSRGCGLDIFPRYVYLCDLDAIWGIVVEAVAGAGVLTTLLLMLILLVRLPFITEKEKKSPLGIHFLFLLGTLGLFGLAFAFIIQEDEAICSTRRFLWGVLFSLCFSCLLAQAWRIRKLVRHGKSPSGWHLVGIVICLMLVQVIIATEWIILTVVREKKLACSYEPIDFVMVLIYVMVLMVVTLGLSLFTLCGKFQKWKKNGICLIITIFLSVLIWVAWMTMYLYGNNELKKKDQWNDPTLAIALISSGWVFLIFHAIIEVHCTILPAPQENTTNYFDTSQPRMRETPFEEDIQLPRSYMENKAFSMDEHNAAMRSAGFRNGSLGNRPSAPFRSNVYQPTEMAVVLNGGTDILQFILNQKDGAKSQV
- the GPRC5B gene encoding G-protein coupled receptor family C group 5 member B isoform X2 codes for the protein MKIHTAFVLLLFFVIGYGSSENSTTSRGCGLDIFPRYVYLCDLDAIWGIVVEAVAGAGVLTTLLLMLILLVRLPFITEKEKKSPLGIHFLFLLGTLGLFGLAFAFIIQEDEAICSTRRFLWGVLFSLCFSCLLAQAWRIRKLVRHGKSPSGWHLVGIVICLMLVQVIIATEWIILTVVREKKLACSYEPIDFVMVLIYVMVLMVVTLGLSLFTLCGKFQKWKKNGICLIITIFLSVLIWVAWMTMYLYGNNELKKKDQWNDPTLAIALISSGWVFLIFHAIIEVHCTILPAPQENTTNYFDTSQPRMRETPFEEDIQLPRSYMENKAFSMDEHNAAMRSAGFRNGSLGNRPSAPFRSNVYQPTEMAVVLNGGTFVLLYPILHNRISCSSF